A window of Thermus filiformis genomic DNA:
AGGGCGAGGAGGGGGTCCAGGACCCAGAGCCCCGTCCAGGTGGCGAGCCCTACGCCGGCCAGAACCCCCAAGGAGGTCAGGACGTCGGAGAGGACGTGCCGCCCGTCCGCCACCAGGGCGGGGGAGCGGTGGCGCCTTCCCTCCCGGATCAGGTAGAGGGCCAGGGCCAGGTTGACCCCCCCCGCCAAAGCGCTCACCAGAAGCCCCGGCCCCACCCCCTCCAGGGGGAGGGGCCGCACCAGGCGGGGCAGGGCCTCCCTCAGGATGGAAAGGGCGGCCAGGACCACCAGGACCCCCTCAAAGACGGCGGAGAAGTACTCCGCCTTGGTGTGGCCGAAGGGGTGGTTCTCGTCCGGGGGCTTGGCCGAGACCCTTAGGGCCAGGTAGGCCGCCAGGGCCGCCACCACGTTGACGATGGACTCGAGGGCGTCCGAGAGCAGGGCCACCGAGCCGGTCAGGAGGTAGGCCAGGCCCTTCAGGGCGAAGACCAGTAGGCCCACCAGGAGGCTGACGAGGGCGGTTTTGGGCATCCCGCTTCTCCGGTCAGGGAATGGTTTCTTCCACCTTGGGCTTTAGGAGGGGAAAGAGGAGGACGTCCCGCAGGGTGGGCTGGTCGGTCAGGATCATGGCCAGGCGGTCAATCCCCAGGCCGAGCCCCGCCGCCGGGGGCATCCCGTACTCCAGGGCCAGGAGGAAGTCCTCGTCCAGCATGTAGGCCTCCTCGTCCCCCTGGGCCCGCCGTTTGGCCTGCTCCAAGAAGCGCTCCCGCTGGTCCAAGGGGTCGTTCAGCTCCGAGTAGGCGGGGGCGAGCTCCATCCCGCCCACGTACAGGTCCCACCTTTCGGTGAGGCCGGGCTTCTCCCGGTGCCTCTTGGCCAGGGGGCTGATGGCCAGGGGGAAGTCAAAGACGAAGGTGGGGTCCTGGAGGTGGGGCTCCACGTAGATGCCGAAGAGCTTGTCCAGGAGCTTGTAGGCGGGGACCTGGGCCAGCTCGGGGTGGTGGGCGTCCGCCCAGATGCGGAGCCTTTCCAGGTCCAAGGGGTCAAAGGGGAGGCCGGCCTTCTCCTTCAGGCTCTCCACGAAGGAGATGCGCTTGAAGGGCGGGGTGAAGTCCAGGACGCGGCCCTGGTAGGGGACCCGGTGGCTTCCGAAGAGGTGAAGGGCCAGGCCCGAGAGGAGCTCCTCCACCAAGGCGGCCATGTCCTGGTAGTCGGCGTAGGCCCAGTAGGCCTCGAGCATGGTGAACTCGGGGTTGTGGTTGTGGTCTATCCCCTCGTTGCGGAAGTTGCGCCCGATCTCAAAGACCTTCTCGTACCCGCCCACCAGGAGCCGCTTGAGGTAGAGCTCGAGGGAGATGCGCAGGTAGAACTCGTGGTCCAGGGCGTTGTGGTAGGTCTTGAAGGGACGGGCCTCCGCCCCGCCGGTGGTGGGCTGGAGGATGGGGGTCTCCACCTCCAGAAAGCCCCGCTCCTCAAAGAAGCGCCGGATGTAGCGGACCATCTCCGAACGCTTCCGGAAGACCTCCCGCACCTCCGGGTTCACGATGAGGTCCAGGTAGCGTTGGCGGTAGCGGACCTCCTTGTCCTTCAGGCCGTGCCACTTGTCGGGCAGGGGGTGGAGGCTCTTGGCCAGAGGGGTCCAGTCCAGGACCTTGACCGTGACCTCCCCCGTCTTGGTGGTGAAGACCGTCCCCCTCACCCCCACGAGGTCCCCCACGTCCAGCTTCTTCAAGAGCTCATAGCGCGGGGTCAGGTCCCGGGCGAAGTAGAGCTGGATCCGGCCCGTTTCGTCCAGGAGGTGGGCGAAGGTCACCTTGCCCATCCGCCTCAGGGCCACCAGGCGGCCCGCCAGGGCCACCTCCTCCGGCCACTCTGATTCCGGGGGGGCCCCCTCCTTGTCCTTCCGGACCTCTAGGGCGGAGTGGGTCTTGGGGTAGCGGTAGGGGTAGGGCTCAAACCCCCCCTCCACCAGGGCTTCCAGGTTCAAGAGGCGCTGGCGGGTCTGCTCGTTCATGCCTGGACCTGCACCACCCGGTACTCCCGCTTGCCCTTCGGGGTCTCCAGGGTGAGGACGTCTCCCTCCCGGTGGCCCAGGAGGGCCTTGCCCATGGGGGAGGCGTCGGAGATCTTCATGGGCTTCTCCAGGACGCTGGCCTCCGCCGGGGAGACCACCTGGACCTCCAGCCTCTCCCCGCTCAGAAGGTCCTCCAGGAGGACCACCGAGCCCAGGGTGATCACCTCGCTGGTGCCCTCTATGATGACCGCGCGGCTCAGGGTGTCCTCCAGGGCGTCTATCCGGGCCTCAATCTGGGCCTTTTCCCGCTTGGCGTCCTCGAGGCCCGAGTCGTCGTAGTCGTCCGAGCTCTCCATGAGCTCCTGGAGGATGCGCGTGGCCTCCTGCAGGCGCTCCCTCTCGTGCTCAAGCTGCTTCATGAGCCGCTCGTACCCCGCCTTGGTCAGTTTGACTTCTCGCGCCATACGCACCTCATACAGAGAAAGGCCGGCGCACGCCGACCCCGGCCAAAGGCCACCCTTACGTGACGACTCCCCGTTCTCAAAAACGGGGCTTCTCGGGTATCACGGAGCGACTTTTGCCGTTTCCGTGCCCGAAGGCTCCGTCCGAGCCCCTGCCAGGATAGTGTGACGGCGCACCGGGTGATCCTGGCGTGTGTGCTTGGGGTCTAGCCCCACGACCCACCTGCCAGCCTCCTCCGCTTTGCAGGTGAGGGTGGCCTACTCTCCAGCCACACATATACATTTTACCACAGAATGACCATTCGTAATGCTGCGCACTCCTTCGGAGCACATGAGGGGGTCCACGTATGCCCACTCCGAAAAGCGGGGGATTATAGCTCCCCCGGATCTCTTCTCTCTATACCCCGAAGGAGGATCTCCCTCAAACGCCCGGGCTCCGCGTGGCTCGCGCAGCGGGCGGTGTCCCGGCAGAGGACCAGGTAGCGGAGGTGCCGGGGGTCCTTCCCCACCGCGTGGCGGTAGAAGCCCAGGGCACTTCCCGAGAGGTGGCGGCGGCAGGCCTCGCAGACCTGGGGCGCCCTGGGGGCCTCCCCCACGGGCTCCAGGACCAGGTGGAGCCCCTCCACCCCCCGCTCCTCGATGTGGACCCGGCCCTCCTCGTCCTGCCAGTAGAGCATCTCCCCCAGGGGGAGGAGGTCCGGGGGGGTGCCGGGGAAGAGCTCCAGGATGAGCTCCCTTTCCTCGTAGTCCATGACCTTAGCTTAGCCCAAGCCGCCCAAGCAGGGGGGGCAGGAGGTGGAAGAGCCCCACCAGGAGGGCGAAGAGGCTGGCCAGGAGGACGCTCGCCGCTGCCGTGTCCTTGGCCCGCTTGGCCAGGGGGTGGTAGGTGGGGGCGGCGAGGTCGGTGAGGGCCTCGAGGGCGGTGTTCACGAGCTCCAGGGAGAGGACCAGGCCGCTGGCCAAAAGGATGGGCACGGGGTCCACCCGGAGCCAGAAGGCGAGGCCCAAGGCCAAGAGGGCGAAGAGGCCCTGCACCCGGAGGTTCCGCTGCTCCCGCCAGGCGTACCTGAGGCCCTCCAGGGCGAAGCCGAAGGAGGCCAGGACCCCCTTCAGAGGGTGCGGATTCTCTCTTGGACGCGGTGGAAGCCCACCCATTCCTCCTCGCTTTGGTGGTCGTGGCCCAGAAGGTGCCAGAGGCCGTGGGCGGCCAGCTCCAGGACCTCGTCCTCGAGGCTTACCCCCCGGGCCTCCGCCTGGCGGGCTGCGGTGTCCAGGCTGATCCAGATGTCCCCCAGGTGAGGGGGAAAGAAGGGGTCGCCGGGCTCGTAGTGGGGGAAGGAGAGGACGTCCGTGGCCTCGTCCTCCCCCCACCACGCCCGCTTGAGCCGCCTTAGGGTCCGGTCCCCGGTGAGGACCACGGTGACGGCCTTGTCCCCCACCCCGAGCTCCTCCATCAGGGCGGCGAGGGCCCGGCGCAGGCGCGCCCTGAGCCCCTTGGGGGGGCGCTTGTTCACCACCAGGTCCACCATCACGCCTCCGCCTGCTCGTAGGCCTTGATGATCCGGGCCACCAGGGGGTGGCGGACCACGTCCGACTCCTTGAAGAAGATGAAGGCGATCCCCTCTATCCCCTTCAGGACCCGCACCGCCTCCACCAGGCCCGACTTCTGGTGCTTGGGCAGGTCAATCTGGGTCACATCCCCCGTGACCACCACCTTGGAGTTGAACCCCATCCGGGTCAGGAACATCTTCATCTGCTCCGGGGTGGTGTTCTGGGCCTCGTCCAGAATGATGAAGGCGTCGTTCAGGGTGCGCCCCCGCATGAAGGCCAGGGGGGCCACCTCTATGATCCCGGACTGGAGGTAGTGCTCAAACCGCTCCGCGTCAATCATGTCAAAGAGGGCGTCGTAGAGCGGCCGCAGATAGGGGTCCACCTTGGCCTGGATGTCCCCGGGCAGAAAGCCCAGCTTCTCCCCGGCCTCCACCGCCGGCCGGGTGAGGACGATCCGCTTCACCTTCCGGGCCTTCAGGTGGGCCACGGCCATGGCCACCGCCAGGTAGGTCTTGCCGGTGCCGGCGGGGCCCACGCCGAAGGTGATGTCGTGTTGGGCGATGGCCTCCACGTACCGCCTCTGCCCCGGGGTCTTGGGCCTGAGGCGGCTGGGGAGGCTTACCTCCGCCGCCGGGGTGGTGGCCAGGAGGAGCCCCTCCCCCTCCTGGGCCAGGGCCACCGCCTGCTCCAGGGTGGCCTCGTCCAGCTCCGCCCCTTGGCGGAGGAGGGCCAGAAGGTCCCGCACCACCTTCTCCCCCAGCTCCACCGCCTCCCGGTCCCCAAAGAGGACGATCTCCTCTCCCCGGACCAAAAGCCTCAGCCGGTCGCCCAGAAGGTCCTTGAAGAGGGCGCGGAGCCTCTTCAGGTTTTTGTCCGCCTGGCCCAAGAAGGCCAGGGTCTCCGTGGGTTTGAGCGGGATCACCACCCTCTGGGCTTCTTCAGGATTTCGTGCCATATCACCCCTTTCAGGATCTCGTTCCCCTCCGTCCGGACCAGTTTGGGCTTTTTCCCCTTGGGTTTCGTCTCCTCCTGGGGGCCGGAGGACATGAGCCTGGACTCGAGCCCGGAAAAGGCCGCCTGCGGGGGGGCCTCGAGGCGGGCCTCCCGCTTGGGAGGCTCCTTTGCGGGCGGGGGCTTGGGGGGGATGAGGACGAAGAAGAGGAGGAAGAGGAGGCCCAGGAGGTCGTCCAGGCTCATTCCTCACCCTCGGGCTTGGCCGCCCGGCTGATGGACTCCCGCATGTCCGTGTCGGCCTCGATGTTCTTCAGGCGGTAGTAGTCCATGACCCCCAGGTTGCCCTTCTTCAGGGCCTCGGCCAGGGCCAGGGGCACCTGGGCCTGGGCCTCCACCAGCTTGGCCCGCATGGCCTCCACCAGGGCCCGGTTCTCCTGCTCCGCGGCCACGGCCATGGCCCGGCGCTCCTCCGCCTTGGCCTGGGCGATCTTCTTGTCCGCCTCCGCCTGGTCTATCTGGAGCTGGGCCCCGATGTTCTTGCCCACGTCCACGTCGGCGATGTCCACCGAAAGGATCTCAAAGGCCGTCCCCGCGTCCAGCCCCTTCTCCAAAACGGTCTTGGAGATGCGGTCGGGGTTCTCCAGGACCTCCTTGTGGGAGTTGGCGCTGCCGATGGTGGTCACGATGCCTTCCCCCACCCGGGCGATGATGGTCTCCTCCCCGGCCCCGCCCACCAGCCGGTCTATGTTGGCCCGCACCGTGACCCGGGCCGTGGCCAGAAGCTGGATCCCGTCCTTGGCCACCGCGGCCACCATGGGGGTCTGGATGACCTTGGGGTTCACGGAGACCCGCACCGCCTCGAGGACGTCCCGCCCGGCCAGGTCTATGGCCGCCGCCCGGTCAAAGGTGAGCTTGATGCCCGCCTTGTCCGCGGCGATCAAGGCGTCCACCACCCGGTCCACGTTGCCCCCGGCCAGGTAGTGGGCCTCGAGGCGGTCCAGGCGCACGTCCAGCCCCGCCTTGGTGGCCTTGATCAGGGGGTAGATGATCTTGGCGGGGGGGACCCGCCTGAGCCGCATGGCCACCAGGGTGAGGAGGGGGACCCGCACCCCCGCCGCCCAGGCGGAGATCCAGAGGCCCACGGGGACGAAGGAGAAGAAGACCAGAAGGATGAGAAAAACCACCAGCGCCAAAAAGACCAGTCCCAAGTCCATGCCTATACCTCCTCCACGGGCTCCACCACGATCCTCGGCCCGTCCACTTCCACCACCTTAACCCGGCTTCCCCGGGGGATGAACTGCCCCCGGGCCACCACGTCCACCCGCTTGTCCCCGAACCGGGCCGCCCCGGCGGGCCTCAGGTCCGTCAGGGCCGTCCCCAGGGCCCCCACCTCCACCGGGCTTTGGGTGGCGTGCTCGGAGATGGCCGACTCCAGGACCAGGGCCCGGGCCGGCCGCGTCCGGGGGAAGAAGCGGAAGAGGAAG
This region includes:
- a CDS encoding cation diffusion facilitator family transporter, which translates into the protein MPKTALVSLLVGLLVFALKGLAYLLTGSVALLSDALESIVNVVAALAAYLALRVSAKPPDENHPFGHTKAEYFSAVFEGVLVVLAALSILREALPRLVRPLPLEGVGPGLLVSALAGGVNLALALYLIREGRRHRSPALVADGRHVLSDVLTSLGVLAGVGLATWTGLWVLDPLLALLVAVNILFMGFRLVRHSVGGLMDEGLPEEEKGRLEAALSQLPPGALEVHDVKTRRAGPRSFVELHLVVPGRMPVEEAHRLCDELEARLKEALPGVEVTIHVEPEKEARGPK
- the lysS gene encoding lysine--tRNA ligase — protein: MNEQTRQRLLNLEALVEGGFEPYPYRYPKTHSALEVRKDKEGAPPESEWPEEVALAGRLVALRRMGKVTFAHLLDETGRIQLYFARDLTPRYELLKKLDVGDLVGVRGTVFTTKTGEVTVKVLDWTPLAKSLHPLPDKWHGLKDKEVRYRQRYLDLIVNPEVREVFRKRSEMVRYIRRFFEERGFLEVETPILQPTTGGAEARPFKTYHNALDHEFYLRISLELYLKRLLVGGYEKVFEIGRNFRNEGIDHNHNPEFTMLEAYWAYADYQDMAALVEELLSGLALHLFGSHRVPYQGRVLDFTPPFKRISFVESLKEKAGLPFDPLDLERLRIWADAHHPELAQVPAYKLLDKLFGIYVEPHLQDPTFVFDFPLAISPLAKRHREKPGLTERWDLYVGGMELAPAYSELNDPLDQRERFLEQAKRRAQGDEEAYMLDEDFLLALEYGMPPAAGLGLGIDRLAMILTDQPTLRDVLLFPLLKPKVEETIP
- a CDS encoding GreA/GreB family elongation factor codes for the protein MAREVKLTKAGYERLMKQLEHERERLQEATRILQELMESSDDYDDSGLEDAKREKAQIEARIDALEDTLSRAVIIEGTSEVITLGSVVLLEDLLSGERLEVQVVSPAEASVLEKPMKISDASPMGKALLGHREGDVLTLETPKGKREYRVVQVQA
- a CDS encoding diacylglycerol kinase family protein yields the protein MGGLPPRPRENPHPLKGVLASFGFALEGLRYAWREQRNLRVQGLFALLALGLAFWLRVDPVPILLASGLVLSLELVNTALEALTDLAAPTYHPLAKRAKDTAAASVLLASLFALLVGLFHLLPPLLGRLGLS
- the ybeY gene encoding rRNA maturation RNase YbeY translates to MVDLVVNKRPPKGLRARLRRALAALMEELGVGDKAVTVVLTGDRTLRRLKRAWWGEDEATDVLSFPHYEPGDPFFPPHLGDIWISLDTAARQAEARGVSLEDEVLELAAHGLWHLLGHDHQSEEEWVGFHRVQERIRTL
- a CDS encoding PhoH family protein, with the protein product MARNPEEAQRVVIPLKPTETLAFLGQADKNLKRLRALFKDLLGDRLRLLVRGEEIVLFGDREAVELGEKVVRDLLALLRQGAELDEATLEQAVALAQEGEGLLLATTPAAEVSLPSRLRPKTPGQRRYVEAIAQHDITFGVGPAGTGKTYLAVAMAVAHLKARKVKRIVLTRPAVEAGEKLGFLPGDIQAKVDPYLRPLYDALFDMIDAERFEHYLQSGIIEVAPLAFMRGRTLNDAFIILDEAQNTTPEQMKMFLTRMGFNSKVVVTGDVTQIDLPKHQKSGLVEAVRVLKGIEGIAFIFFKESDVVRHPLVARIIKAYEQAEA
- the floA gene encoding flotillin-like protein FloA (flotillin-like protein involved in membrane lipid rafts), which produces MDLGLVFLALVVFLILLVFFSFVPVGLWISAWAAGVRVPLLTLVAMRLRRVPPAKIIYPLIKATKAGLDVRLDRLEAHYLAGGNVDRVVDALIAADKAGIKLTFDRAAAIDLAGRDVLEAVRVSVNPKVIQTPMVAAVAKDGIQLLATARVTVRANIDRLVGGAGEETIIARVGEGIVTTIGSANSHKEVLENPDRISKTVLEKGLDAGTAFEILSVDIADVDVGKNIGAQLQIDQAEADKKIAQAKAEERRAMAVAAEQENRALVEAMRAKLVEAQAQVPLALAEALKKGNLGVMDYYRLKNIEADTDMRESISRAAKPEGEE